The following coding sequences are from one Augochlora pura isolate Apur16 chromosome 6, APUR_v2.2.1, whole genome shotgun sequence window:
- the Rb gene encoding adaptor related protein complex 3 subunit ruby: MLTAAANSISNNGGSYSNDRSSSTADPELATDPASGGFFHSDYKKHDDLKQMLDSSKDGLKLEAMKRIIGMIAKGRDASELFPAVVKNVVSKNIEVKKLVYVYLVRYAEDQQDLALLSISTFQRALKDPNQLIRASALRVLSSIRVSMIVPIVMLAIKDSASDMSPYVRKTAAHAIPKLYSLDSEQKEELISVLEKLLSDKTTLVVGSAVMAFEEVCPERIDLIHKNYRKLCNLLVDVDEWGQVIIVNMLTRYARTQFIDPNIDNIEEDENRPFYDSDSDSSNTKKPKLSLDPDHRLLLRNTKPLLQSRNASVVMAVSQLYHHTAPRSEVISAAKALIRLLRGHREVQSVVLHCIASISITRKGMFEPFLKSFFVRTSDPTHIKLLKLDILTNLTTETSIGVILREFQTYISSSDKEFVGASIQAIGRCASNIKEVTDICLNGLVSLLSNRDEAIVAESVVVIKKLLQTQPNEHKNIIAHMAKLMDFITIPQARASILWLLGEYSDRVPKIAPDVLRKMAKNFVNEQDIVKLQILNLAVKLCLNNPVQTKPFCQYVFQLAKYDQNYDIRDRARFLKRFILDEDDPVKKLPQLAKRIFLAPKPAPTLTSRFKDSEFQLGTLSHYLDMPCAGYRPLPPFPDVAPEPSVRDVIGLILGGDMRDVMEEYYGKDKKDKKGKEKEKPFYSDEDSIGEDALANENESSDTSSSDSSDDDSDSSEYTSSSNKSENDGKKKKSKKGSDESNSESESEESNSEESSEESEGESEVEKQKSAKQDIKEKPKSNIDLLLDLDDVIPMTPVMPLSTGGFLTPMNSNISNDVREVTLSFIPTKKSELLNSIAGHGLKIEYRFTRSQHLVSAHLVSIELIFSNDGGSPIKEIHMGTKNLPKGMLLHDFTRISLLEINSNLSSTLGINFNDSTQPANFNIDFTIGEEMYSWPVTIKAPIGEIIRAVLISDDMFVTEKSKLKGMNEHTAKVQYTGSKKNIPQMIYEVANVAMISNTDEEMRFTAHTVASKSLVLVTIKTIGNESLEICVNCEKLIIGSILLNELKGNLK; encoded by the exons atgttgACCGCTGCTGCAAATTCAATATCAAATAACGGAGGATCATACAGTAATGACAGATCGTCAAGTACTGCTGATCCAGAACTCGCAACTGATCCTGCTTCTGGAGGATTTTTTCACTCTgattataaaaa GCACGATGATTTGAAACAAATGTTGGATAGTAGTAAAGATGGACTTAAGCTGGAAGCTATGAAGCGTATAATTGGG ATGATAGCAAAAGGAAGAGATGCGTCAGAATTATTTCCTGCTGTAGTAAAAAATGTTGTATCAAAAAACATTGAAGTCAAGAAATTAGTTTATGTGTACTTAGTCCGTTATGCAGAAGATCAGCAAGATCTTGCACTGTTATCTATTTCTACATTCCAGCGAGCTTTGAAAGATCCTAATCAATTAATAAGAGCCAGTGCATTGAGGGTACTTTCAAGCATACGTGTATCTATGATTGTTCCTATTGTAATGCTTGCTATTAAAGATTCAGCTAGTGATATGTCGCCATATGTCCGTAAAACTGCAGCACATGCTATTCCTAAACTTTATTCATTGGACTCTGAACAGAAAGAAGAACTCATAAGTGTTTTAGAAAAGTTACTTTCTGATAAAACTACTTTAGTTGTGGGTTCAGCAGTGATGGCTTTTGAAGAGGTTTGTCCAGAGAGAATTGATTTGATACATAAGAATTACAGAAagctttgtaatttattagtaGATGTTGATGAGTGGGGCCAAGTTATTATAGTCAACATGCTTACAAGATATGCAAGAacacagtttattgatccaaACATAGAT AACATAGAAGAAGATGAAAACCGCCCATTTTATGATTCTGATTCTGATTCATCAAACACTAAAAAGCCAAAACTGTCACTAGATCCTGATCATCGTCTGTTACTAAGAAATACAAAACCTCTTTTACAAAGTAGAAATGCTTCTGTGGTAATGGCAGTGTCTCAATTATACCATCATACAGCACCACGAAGTGAAGTCATTAGTGCTGCTAAAGCACTAATACGGTTACTAAGAGGGCATAGAGAAGTTCAGAGTGTAGTTCTTCACTGCATAGCTAGCATATCAATTACCAGAAAG GGAATGTTTGAACCTTTCCTTAAGTCATTCTTTGTAAGAACTTCAGATCCTACACATATAAAGCTATTGAAGTTAGACATCCTGACTAACTTAACAACTGAAACTAGCATTGGAGTTATATTGAGAGAATTTCAAACTTACATCTCCAGTAGTGATAAAGAATTCGTGGGAGCTAGTATACAAGCAATTGGTAGATGTGCaagtaatataaaagaagTGACTGATATTTGTCTAAATGGTCTTGTTTCACTATTAAGTAACAGGGATg AGGCTATAGTAGCAGAAAGTGTTGTTGTTATAAAGAAACTCTTACAAACTCAACCGAATGAACATAAGAATATAATAGCTCATATGGCTAAGTTGATGGATTTCATTACTATACCTCAAGCTAGAGCATCAATATTGTGGCTCTTGGGAGAATATTCGGACAGAGTACCCAAAATAGCGCCTGACGTTCTTAGAAAAATGGCTAAGAATTTTGTGAATGAGcaagatattgtaaaattacagATATTAAACTTAGCTGTAAAATTGTGTCTGAACAATCCTGTACAAACAAAACCATTTTGTCAGTACGTTTTTCAGCTTGCAAAGTATGATCAAAATTATGACATCAGAGATCGCGCtcgttttttaaaacgttttattCTTGACGAAGATGATCCAGTAAAGAAACTTCCACAACTTgcaaaaagaatatttttagctCCAAAACCAGCACCAACTCTAACATCGAGGTTCAAAGACTCTGAATTTCAATTGGGTACATTGTCACATTATTTGGATATGCCATGTGCTGGTTACCGCCCATTACCACCTTTCCCTGACGTAGCTCCAGAACCATCTGTAAGGGATGTAATTGGTCTTATTCTTGGTGGTGATATGAGAGATGTAATGGAAGAATATTATGGAAAAGATAAGAAGGACAAgaagggaaaagaaaaagaaaaacccTTTTATAGTGACGAAGACAGTATTGGGGAAGATG cTTTAGCTAACGAAAATGAATCTTCGGATACTTCGTCGAGTGATTCTTCAGATGATGATAGTGATTCATCGGAATATACATCCAGCTCTAATAAATCAGAAAATGATggcaagaaaaagaaatcgaagaaaGGGTCTGATGAGTCAAATAGCGAATCTGAAAGTGAAGAATCGAATTCAGAAGAATCATCTGAAGAATCTGAAGGGGAGAGCGAAGTAGAGAAACAGAAATCTGCTAAACaagatataaaagagaaaccGAAAAGTAACATTGATCTCCTTTTGGATTTAGACGATG TTATTCCCATGACACCTGTGATGCCATTAAGTACAGGGGGTTTTCTTACTCCAATGAATTCAAACATTTCTAATGATGTGAGAGAAGTGACATTGTCGTTTATTCCAACAAAAAAGTctgaattgttaaatagtatTGCAGGCCATGgtttaaaaattgagtatAGGTTTACAAGATCACAGCATTTAGTAAGCGCTCATTTAGTTagtattgaattaatattttctaatgatGGTGGCAGTCCTATCAAAGAGATTCATATGGGAACAAAG aatttaccAAAAGGTATGCTTTTACACGACTTTACACGAATATCACTGTTGGAAATAAACTCGAATTTATCATCTACATTGggtattaattttaacgattctACTCAACCggcaaattttaatattgattttacaattGGTGAAGAAATGTATTCGTGGCCAGTAACTATTAAAGCACCAATTGGAGAAATAATACGGGCAGTACTTATATCAGATGATATGTTTGTTACTGAAAAGTCAAAATTGAAAGGTATGAATGAACATACAGCAAAAGTGCAATATACAggaagtaaaaaaaatattcctcaaATGATTTATGAAGTAGCAAATGTTGCAATGATATCCAATACTGATGAAGAGATGAG atTCACTGCTCACACCGTAGCTTCAAAATCATTGGTGTTAGTGACAATAAAGACGATTGGGAATGAATCTTTGGAAATATGTGTAAATTGCGAGAAATTAATCATAGGTTCTATCTtgttaaacgaattaaaaggcaatttaaaataa